The Alcaligenes faecalis sequence CTTGGAACGGCTCATCACCTTGGCCAGGGTTTCGTAGCGCGTATCGGTATCAGCGCGGATACGCAGTTCAGGCTGAGGCTCATCCTTGGAGTAAGGAGCCAAGGTAGCGGTCAGATCCTCCAACGCAACGGGCTGCTCATTGACGAAGATCAGTCCTTCCGCGTCAATGGCCAGATCAATCGTCTTGGGATCTTGCTGAACCGGCTCGGACGTGGCCTGGGGTAACTGAATCTTGATAGAGTGTGACAGCAGCGGAGCGGTGATCAGAAAAATCACCAGCAACACCAGCATGACGTCAATCAGCGGCACCATATTGATCTCGGACAGCGCAGAGCCCGAGTTGCGATTGTCAAAGCTGCCAAAAGCCATGATTAGTCCTCCCGCTTGGCAGCCGCTGCCGAGCTCGATGCGGTACCGCCGCCCGACCTAGGGACACGACGCAGAACAGGCTGATTATCCTGCACAGGCTGACCCGTGGTCAGGAAAGTGAACAGGTCATGGGCAAAGGCATCCAGCTGCGACAAGTAAACACGATTGGTACGCACAAAAGCGTTATAGGCCAACACGGCGGGAATCGCCACGGCCAAACCCAGACCGGTCATGACCAGCGCTTCACCCACCGGCCCAGCAATCTTGTTCAAGGTCACGCCATCGGACAAACCGATATTGATCAGCGCGTGGTACACGCCCCAAACCGTACCGAACAAACCCACAAACGGAGC is a genomic window containing:
- a CDS encoding biopolymer transporter ExbD; protein product: MAFGSFDNRNSGSALSEINMVPLIDVMLVLLVIFLITAPLLSHSIKIQLPQATSEPVQQDPKTIDLAIDAEGLIFVNEQPVALEDLTATLAPYSKDEPQPELRIRADTDTRYETLAKVMSRSKASGLTRLGFITRPGPTSKTAGEGGESKDGAAATQQTVEPVPAQ